The Medicago truncatula cultivar Jemalong A17 chromosome 4, MtrunA17r5.0-ANR, whole genome shotgun sequence genome includes a region encoding these proteins:
- the LOC11446162 gene encoding uncharacterized protein produces MVKMAVTFFICTLFMTLLFAASAFAKVHPRSPEVFFQNGNFEQQPNPKYIKKTRLIGKHALPKWETSGLVEYISGGPQPGGMYFPVSHGVHAVRLGNEASISQTIKVKPGTMYALILGATRTCAQDEVLRISVPPQSGEVPLQTLYSLNGDVIAWGFKASSSLVKVTFHNPGIQEDPTCGPLLDAVAIREFYPPMPTRANLVKNPSFEEGPFPIFNTTNGVILPPKQQDLVSPLPGWIIESLKAIKFIDSKHFQVPFGNGAVELVAGRESAIAQILRTVTNKVYNLKFTIGDARNGCHGSMMVEAFAARETLKVPFKSVGKGIFKTVNFNFKAVSNRTRITFYSSFYHTKINDFGHMCGPVLDQVIVSPVA; encoded by the exons ATGGTGAAAATGGCAGTGACATTCTTCATATGTACACTTTTCATGACTTTGCTATTTGCTGCTTCAGCATTTGCTAAGGTTCACCCCAGGTCACCAGAAG TTTTCTTCCAAAATGGGAACTTTGAGCAGCAACCAAACCCAAAATACATAAAGAAAACAAGACTCATTGGGAAACATGCACTTCCCAAATGGGAAACCAGTGGTCTAGTTGAATATATCTCTGGTGGGCCTCAACCTGGAGGCATGTACTTCCCAGTGTCACATGGAGTCCATGCAGTTAGGCTTGGAAATGAAGCATCCATCTCACAAACCATCAAAGTCAAACCTGGCACAATGTATGCTCTAATATTAGGAGCCACAAGAACTTGTGCTCAAGATGAGGTTTTGAGAATCTCAGTGCCTCCACAATCTGGTGAAGTTCCTTTGCAAACACTTTATAGCCTCAATGGTGATGTTATTGCTTGGGGATTCAAGGCTAGTTCTTCTTTGGTTAAAGTTACATTCCATAACCCTGGTATTCAAGAAGATCCTACTTGTGGTCCACTTTTGGATGCTGTTGCTATTAGAGAATTCTATCCTCCTATGCCTACAAGAG CTAATTTGGTAAAGAACCCCAGCTTTGAAGAGGGTCCATTCCCTATTTTCAACACAACCAATGGGGTCATACTTCCTCCAAAACAACAAGATCTTGTATCTCCCCTCCCGGGTTGGATTATTGAATCTCTCAAAGCCATTAAATTCATTGATTCAAAGCATTTCCAAGTACCATTTGGAAATGGAGCAGTGGAGCTTGTTGCAGGAAGGGAAAGTGCAATTGCACAAATTTTGAGAACAGTTACAAACAAAGTTTACAACTTGAAATTCACAATTGGAGATGCAAGGAATGGATGTCATGGATCAATGATGGTTGAAGCATTTGCTGCAAGAGAGACTCTTAAAGTTCCATTTAAATCTGTTGGAAAGGGAATATTCAAGACAGTAAATTTCAACTTCAAAGCAGTTTCAAATAGAACAAGAATCACATTCTATAGCTCTTTCTATCATACAAAGATCAATGATTTTGGACATATGTGCGGCCCGGTCCTTGATCAAGTTATAGTATCCCCCGTCGCTTAA
- the LOC11446164 gene encoding uncharacterized protein: protein MVKMAVTFICTLFMTLLFAASAFAKVHPRSPEVFFRNGNFEQQPNPGYIKQTRLMGKHALPNWETNGLVEYITGGPQPGGMFFPVSHGVHAVRLGNEASISQTIKVKPGTWYAIILGATRTCAQDEVLRISVPLQSGDVPLQTLYSLNGDVIAWGFKARSSFAKVTFHNPGMQEDPTCGPLLDAVAIREFYPPMPTRANLVRNPGFEEGPFPIFNSTNGVILPPKQQDLVSPLPGWIIESLKAIKFIDSNHFQVPFGKGAVELVAGRESAIAQILRTVTNKVYNLKFTVGDGRNGCHGSMMVEAFAARETLKVPFKSVGKGIFKTANFNFKAVSNRTRITFYSSFYHTKIDDYGSMCGPVLDQVIVSPVA from the exons ATGGTGAAAATGGCAGTGACATTCATATGTACACTTTTCATGACTTTGCTCTTTGCTGCTTCAGCATTTGCTAAGGTTCACCCTAGGTCGCCAGAAG TTTTCTTCCGAAATGGGAACTTTGAGCAGCAACCGAACCCGGGTTACATAAAGCAAACAAGACTCATGGGGAAACATGCACTTCCCAATTGGGAAACCAATGGTCTAGTTGAGTATATCACTGGTGGGCCACAACCTGGAGGCATGTTCTTCCCAGTGTCACATGGTGTTCATGCTGTTAGGCTTGGAAATGAAGCATCCATTTCACAAACCATCAAAGTCAAACCTGGTACATGGTATGCTATAATCTTAGGAGCCACAAGAACTTGTGCTCAAGATGAAGTTTTGAGAATCTCAGTGCCTCTACAATCTGGTGATGTTCCTTTGCAAACACTTTATAGCCTCAATGGTGATGTTATTGCTTGGGGATTCAAGGCTAGATCTTCTTTTGCTAAAGTTACCTTCCATAACCCTGGTATGCAAGAAGACCCTACTTGTGGTCCACTTTTGGATGCTGTTGCTATTAGAGAGTTCTACCCTCCGATGCCGACAAGAG CTAATTTAGTAAGAAACCCTGGCTTTGAGGAGGGTCCATTCCCAATTTTCAACTCAACCAATGGTGTCATACTTCCTCCAAAACAACAAGATCTTGTGTCTCCACTCCCTGGTTGGATTATTGAATCCCTCAAAGCCATTAAATTCATTGATTCAAACCATTTCCAAGTGCCATTTGGAAAAGGAGCAGTGGAGCTTGTTGCAGGTAGGGAAAGTGCCATTGCACAAATTCTAAGAACAGTTACAAACAAAGTCTACAACTTGAAATTCACAGTTGGAGATGGAAGAAATGGTTGTCATGGATCAATGATGGTTGAAGCTTTTGCTGCAAGAGAGACTCTTAAAGTTCCTTTTAAATCTGTTGGAAAGGGAATATTCAAAACagcaaatttcaacttcaaaGCAGTTTCAAAT
- the LOC11441906 gene encoding uncharacterized protein yields the protein MVKMEVKFISTFFITLLFAVSAFANVHLRSPEVYFQNGNFEEKPNPRFIKETRLIGKHSLPKWEINGLVEYISGGPQPGGMFFPVSHGVHAVRLGNDASISQTIKVKPGQWYALILGASRTCAQDEVLRISVPPQSGEVPLQTLYSLNGDVIAWGFKASSSLAKVTFHNPGVQEDPTCGPLLDAVAIREFYPPMPTRDNLVRNPGFEEGPFPIFNTTNGVLLPPKQQDLVSPLPGWIIESLKAIKFIDSKNFQVPFGNGAVELVAGRESAIAQILRTVPNKVYNLKFTIGDGRNGCHGSMMVEAFAAKETLKVPFKSLGKGTFKTASFNFKADSDTTRITFYSSFYHTRIDDIGSMCGPVLDQIIVSPVA from the exons atgGTGAAAATGGAAGTAAAGTTCATATCTACATTTTTCATTACTTTGCTATTTGCTGTTTCAGCATTTGCTAATGTTCATCTCAGGTCACCAGAAG TTTACTTTCAAAATGGGAACTTTGAAGAGAAGCCAAACCCAAGATTCATAAAGGAAACAAGACTCATTGGAAAACATTCACTTCCCAAATGGGAAATCAATGGTCTAGTAGAATATATCTCTGGAGGACCACAACCTGGAGGCATGTTCTTCCCAGTGTCACATGGAGTTCATGCAGTTAGACTTGGAAATGATGCCTCCATCTCCCAAACCATCAAGGTCAAACCTGGTCAATGGTATGCTCTAATATTAGGAGCATCTAGGACTTGTGCTCAAGATGAAGTATTGAGAATCTCAGTACCTCCACAATCTGGTGAAGTTCCTTTGCAAACACTTTATAGCCTCAATGGTGATGTTATTGCTTGGGGATTCAAGGCTAGTTCTTCTCTTGCAAAAGTTACATTTCATAACCCTGGTGTTCAAGAAGATCCTACTTGTGGTCCACTTTTGGATGCTGTTGCTATTAGAGAGTTCTACCCTCCGATGCCGACAAGAG ATAATTTGGTAAGAAACCCTGGCTTTGAAGAAGGTCCATTCCCTATTTTCAACACAACAAATGGTGTTCTACTTCCTCCAAAGCAACAAGATCTTGTGTCACCACTCCCTGGCTGGATTATTGAATCCCTCAAAGCCATTAAATTCATTGATTCAAAGAATTTCCAAGTACCATTTGGAAATGGAGCAGTGGAGCTTGTTGCAGGTAGGGAAAGTGCTATTGCACAAATTCTAAGAACAGTTCCAAACAAAGTCTACAATTTGAAATTCACAATTGGAGATGGAAGAAATGGTTGTCATGGATCAATGATGGTTGAAGCATTTGCTGCAAAAGAGACTCTTAAAGTTCCTTTCAAATCTTTAGGAAAGGGAACATTCAAAACAGCAAGTTTCAACTTCAAAGCAGATTCAGACACAACTAGAATCACATTCTACAGCTCTTTCTATCATACAAGGATTGATGATATTGGATCTATGTGTGGCCCTGTCCTTGATCAAATTATAGTATCACCTGTTGCTTAG